CAAGTTTTTCTCGTTCTTGCATATGCTTTTCACGTTCCTGCATATGCTTTTCTCGTATTTGTTCATGTTTTTCCTGCTCGATGGCCATACGTTCTTGCTGCTTCTCAAGTCTTTCTGCTTGCTGTTCCATACGCTTAGCAAACTGTTCGCCCCAAGCTTCCATTTGTTTTCCGTATTCTTCTTCCCATTTACCTTCAAACTTTTTAGCCCATGCTTCCATTTCCTTACCATACTTTTCGCCCCATTCCTTTCCGAATTTCTCACCCCATTTTTCCATATTTTTGGCATAATCTTTACCATACTTAGATTCAAACTTCTTGGAATACTCTTTTAAATATTTCTCACCATCTTTTTGATAAGCATCATAATCGAACTGCATGTTACTTATCCCTTCTGGTAAATTTGGTAATTCAGGCATTTCGGGCATCATGGGTAGTGCGGGTATTGGTGGCAGTTCGGGCAATGGGGGTAAATCTGCCAATTCGAACTTTAATTCTTTTAAAACGGCATGTACCGCATCATTAGCATGACCATTAATACTATGGAACCATGGATTGGAATCACCTCCTTTAGTTGAAATAGAGATGACACTTTTTGAAGCGTCAACGGTAATCTGCCAGTCTTTTAATGCTTTTTTTAGTGCATCACCACTTAGTTTTTCACCTTCGATATAAGCTTCTATCTCAACAGTGCTTTTATTCCAAGTATCAAAAACAATGTTTGTATAACTTGTGTTTAAATTGATGGTAACATCTTTGTTTACATCAATAGATTGTGCTGTCTTTGTTAGTTTTTGTTGAGAAAACAAAGAACCTACAACAAAAAAGCTTAAAACAAAAAGCGTTGTTTTTATAATTGATTTGTTCATTTTTTGATTTTTTTAGATGGATTGTTTTACTTCGTCAACCCCGGTTTCGGAAGTGTTTAATTCTTTTAATTGTGCTCTTAGACGATACAATAGATTTAAACGAAATTTCAAATTATCAATTAATGCATTGACTGTTAGTTCACTGGGACCAGATTGGGTTAACTCAACCGACAACCGTTTATATTCCTTATCAAGTTCCTCTAATTGAACAACATAGCCATCAAAAAGATCTTTAGTTTCTGGCGTATATTCTATTTTGGATAACTCTAAATTTATACTTGCTAAGTAGTAGTCTTCAACCTTTTTTAATCCTGGCGACACATCGCCCAATGTTTTGGTTTCAACAGTATTTGTATTTACGATTGTATTATTTGGTATTGGTGCTTCTTGTTTCAAAAAATTGTACGCACCAAAACCCAAACCCAAAAACACTACAATACTAGCCGCTATTTTTAACCTATTAAATTTAGATTTACTTTCTATTGGGAATGCATCATCTAACTTTTTAAGAAACCTGTTTTGATGATTTATTGGCATTTTTTCGTGCGTTTGTGCATCTTCTTTAAATAACTCTCTAATATCTTGTGCCATTTCTTTTAAGTGTTAACAGTTCTTGTAACTTTATTTTACCTCGAGATAGTTGTGTACGCGATGCAACTTCAGAAATATTTAAGATCTCTGAAATCTCTTGATGGTCGTAACCATCAATAAGATAGAGCATTACCACATACTGATACTTTTCAGGTAAGTTATTAATTGCCTTTTTTACATCGTTTAATGTAATGACGTCTTCTACCGACCATTTGTCGTCTTCTGAAGTATCTACAACTTTTAGGTGCACCTCATCTAATTCAACAAGCTGTTGTTTTTTAGATTTTAAGAAATCGATACTTTTATTTACGACAATACGTTTTAACCAAGCACCAAAAGTGACTTCTGCTTTGTACTGATTTAGCTTAGAGAATGCTTTAATAAAAGCCTCTTGCACCACATCTTCGGCATCATCGGCATCTTTCAAAAATCGTTTGGCAACACTATACATACCATCGCAGTACTGGTTGTATAACTGCAATTGTGCTTTCCGATTGTTTTGTTTACATTGTTCTATAATGTCAACCTGAAACATGCTAATTTTTCTTTTGGTTTTAGTTAGTTCATTTTAAAGACGACAAAAAAAGTGGAATGTTGCAAAAAATATTTTTAACGAATGAAACAAAACTAAAGAATTCTACGTTTGCATTTTAGAAATCATTACTTTTTAAAGTATATTTACCAAATAATATCCAGTTTATGAACACCTTTTTAAAACGCATTTTAATACTCTTAACCATTGTTGCCCTAGGCTTATTCTTATATTCTATTTTTGTTGAAAATATTTTTGAAAAACGTTTGAGTCCAAAAGACACTGTAAAGTTTGAACTAAACGATTTAAAACTCAAAGTGTTTTATAACAGACCTTACAAAAAAGGAAGGGAAATTTTTGGTGCCTTAGTGCCTTTCAATCAGGTTTGGAGAACAGGTGCCAATGAAGCGACTACCTTTGAAACCAATCAAGATCTGGAAATAAAAGGCATCCCCTTACCTGCCGGAAAATACACGCTATGGACAGTCCCTAGAGACAGCACCTGGACGGTACTTTTTAATTCTAAACAATACTCTTGGGGTGTAAATTCTGAAATGCAACCCATGTGGGATCCCAACTATGATGTTGTAGATGTTGAAGTACCCGTTAAAAAATTAAATTCGCCAGTAGAACAATTCACCATAGCTTTTGATAATTCTACTGATAGTTTAGCTCTAACCATGGCTTGGGATGATATTAAAATTGCTGTTCCGCTTAATGAATAAGCTATTAGAATTTATTCTTCAACAAAAAAAATATGTGGAATAAAATTTTCCCCAAACGTTTCGAATTACTAAAAGTATTTATAGTAATATTTATGCTACTTGCCTTTTTATTAAGGTT
This genomic window from Mariniflexile sp. TRM1-10 contains:
- a CDS encoding RNA polymerase sigma factor; this translates as MFQVDIIEQCKQNNRKAQLQLYNQYCDGMYSVAKRFLKDADDAEDVVQEAFIKAFSKLNQYKAEVTFGAWLKRIVVNKSIDFLKSKKQQLVELDEVHLKVVDTSEDDKWSVEDVITLNDVKKAINNLPEKYQYVVMLYLIDGYDHQEISEILNISEVASRTQLSRGKIKLQELLTLKRNGTRY
- a CDS encoding DUF2911 domain-containing protein, which translates into the protein MNTFLKRILILLTIVALGLFLYSIFVENIFEKRLSPKDTVKFELNDLKLKVFYNRPYKKGREIFGALVPFNQVWRTGANEATTFETNQDLEIKGIPLPAGKYTLWTVPRDSTWTVLFNSKQYSWGVNSEMQPMWDPNYDVVDVEVPVKKLNSPVEQFTIAFDNSTDSLALTMAWDDIKIAVPLNE